A segment of the Prochlorococcus sp. RS04 genome:
TTTTAAGCACTTGATTATCTTTTTTGTATGCGAAATTTACTTTCTTAAAAACTATCTTGCCTTCAAAATTGGATATCTTTTGTAAATTTTCTTTTTCATCTTCGACAGGTTCTTGATTTATGCTTTTCAACCTTTTTATTGAGGCTTCTGCCTGTTTATAGTCATTAAAATTTGTACTTACATGGCTTATTGGATCAATAAGCATTAAAATGGCTGCAAAAAAACTACTAAATTCTTCACTTGTTAGAAGGCCTAGATTTATTCTTGCGGCTCCTAAACCTAATATTGCTAAAATTCCAAATGCTTCAACAAATCCAACAACGGGATGTTGAAATGCAAGTAGTTTTAATGTTTTATATTTTGCTTTTTTATTTGTACTTAATCTTTTATAAAATCTTTTTTCAATCCAATTTTCTGCGGCAAAAGCTCTTATCGTGGACATTCCATTTATAGATTCACCTATTAAACCTGCTAAATTACTTGTTGATTCTTGACTTTTTTCAGATGCTAATAAAACTCTTCTTCCAAAAGTGTTAACTGAAAGAATAATCAATGGTGCTAAAACGAAAGTTGATACTGTTAATGACCAGTCTAAATAAAACATATAGATTATTACCGCTAACAACTGTAAAGTGCATGGAATAGTATCTTGAGCTGTTTTATAGATTACTTCGCTTACCCTGTCTGCATCCTCAGTAAGTCTATATGTGATGTCCCCAGCTGAAATATTTTCAACAAAATTCATCTTTATTTTTTGAATTCTTCTAAATAAATTTCCCCTCATCACTTCACTAATTTCTAAAGATGGTTTTGCTATGAATACATCCTGTCCAAATTGTGCAGTTTTCTGAACTAAAAATACAAATAAAGACTTTATTATTATGCTAGAAACTTTTGAGAGATCACCTGACCCAATTGCTGGGATTAAGTTTCCAGCTAGATAAGCTAATAAAGGCCAACAAGCTACATAAATAAGCATGCATATAAAACCCTTGATAAACCTATTTGAATATGGTCTGACAGGTGGTATTAGTCTCAAGATGTTATATATTTAATTCTTTATCCTACTTTATCAATATCTTTGGGTATAAAAAACAATGAAATTGGATCAATTCTTAAAATGGAAAAATTTGGTATCTTCTGGTGGTGAAGCAAAAATTTTTATTAAATCCGGCTCTGTTAAGGTTAATGGCGTAATTGAGACTAGGAGAGGAAGGAAGTTAAACAAGGGAGATAAAGTAATATTTCTAAAAAATGAATTAATTTTTGAATAGTTAGCTTATTCAACTCACTTTGTATTAGTATATTTTTCTTGGAGATAGTATTTTGAGAAAATCTGTAATTGCTGGTAATTGGAAAATGCACATGACTTGTGCTGAAGCTAAATCCTTTTTAGAAGAGTTTATTCCTTTAATTAAAAACATAAAAGACGATCGAAAAGTAATCATTGCTCCACCTTTTACAGCTATTTCAACCTTTTCTAATCATTCTGATTTTAATTATATAAATATTTCTAGTCAAAATATTCATTGGGAAGATCAAGGAGCATTTACTGCAGAAATATCTCCAAAAATGCTTCTTGAACATGGTGTCTCATATGCAATCGTTGGACATAGTGAACCAAGGAAATACTTTAGTGAAAGTGATGAACAAATTAATAAAAGAGCAGTTTTTGCTCAGTCTAGTGGACTTACTCCAATAGTTTGTGTAGGAGAAACATTAGAACAAAGGGAGAGAGGAGAAGCTGATAGGGTTATTACTAGACAGGTTGAACAAGGATTAGAAAATACAGATCCATCTAATTTAATTGTTGCCTATGAACCAATATGGGCTATTGGCACTGGTAAAACATGTGAGGCTGAAGATGCTAATAAGATATGTTCTTTGATTCGTAAATTAATAGGTTTTGATGATGTAATTATTCAATATGGAGGATCTGTTAAACCTAATAATATTGACGAAATCATGTCAATGAGTGATATAGATGGGGTTTTAGTTGGAGGGGCTTCATTAGATCCAAATAGTTTTGCGAGAATTGCAAATTATCAATAAGAAAAATCCATGGCCAAATGGCTGGGGTCAAAAAACTTCAATTATGGGAGTTATTAATTTAACTCCTGATTCATTTAGTGATGGTGGGGAATTAAACTCTTCAAAAAAAGTTTTAGATCAAGTAAATCATTTCTTGAGTAATGGTGTTGATGTTATTGATCTTGGCGCTCAAAGTACGAGGCCTGGGGCTGAAGAAGTTGGATCTAGTATAGAAATAAAAAGATTGATCCCATATCTAAAATTAATAAAATCTGAATTTCCAGATGTTTTAATTTCTATTGATACTTTTAATTCAGAAGTGGCTTACGAAGCTCTTTTAAATGGTGCTAATTGGATAAATGATGTCACGGGAGGAAGAAGAGATATAAAAATTTTGGATGTTGTATCAAAATTCAACTGTCCATTCGTAATAACTCATAGTCGTGGTAATAGTCAAAATATGAATCAACTCTCTAATTACCAGAATGTATTGATTGATGTTAAGTGCTCGCTTGATAATTTAATAAAGAATGCTTTAGAAAAAAATATATCTGAAAGGAATATAATAGTTGATCCTGGAATTGGTTTTTCAAAGGATATCAATCATAATTTGGAAATCTTGAGAAACCTAGATGTATTTAAAAAATGGGATTTGCCAATTTTGATAGGTGCATCTAGGAAGAGATTTATAGGAGAAATTTTGAATGAGAAAAATCCAAAAGAAAGGGATATAGGAACACTAGCAATAAGTTGTCTTTGTTCTCAATTTAATATTGACATTGTGAGAGTTCACAACGTAAAACTAAATTATCAAATCCTAAAAGTAGCTGATAGTATTTACAGAGAATAATAAATTTATTATTCTTTAACCCCTTCGATTTTATCCTCTACCTCTTGATATAGTTCTTTCAACTTTTCTATATTCTCATCTGAAGTTTCCCAATATCCCCTGCCATTTACTTCTAGCAGTGTTCCAACAATTCTTCTGAAACTATTAGGATTAAGATCCATTAATCTTTTCCTCATCTCTTCGTCATTTATAAATGTTTCATTAGTTTCTTCATATACAAAATTATCTACTTGTCCACTTGTCGCACTCCATCCAAGAGTATAATTAAGTCTGTTAGAAAGTTCTCTAACTCCTTCGTAGCCAGATTTGAGCATACCTTCATACCACTTAGGATTTAAAAGTTTTGTTCTTGAGTCTAATCTGATAGTTTCTCCAAGTGTTCTAACTTGAGCATTAGAAGTGGTTGTATCCGCTATGTAGCTACTTGGTTCTTTTCCGTCATCTCTTAATGTCTTGATCAATTTTGTTGGATCCGAATCAAAATAATGACTAACATCTGTTAATGAAATCTCTGAAGAATCAAGGTTTTGAAAAGTAACATCTGCTGTTTTCATTACTGACTCAAATACCTCTCTTTTTTGATTCATCTCTCCTGGATTATCTGCATTAAAAGCATATGTTTTGCGTGATAAATACATTTCTTGTAATTCATTTTCTTCCTCCCATGTTGAATTTTCTACGGCTAAATTAACATTTGAACTATAACTTCCACTTGCATTAGAGAATACTCTCGCTGAAGCTTCTCTGATAGAAGTACCTTCTTTTTCTGCTTGTTCTAGTGAATGTTTCCTTACAAAATTAGATTCCAATGGTTCATCAGCTTCAGCTGCTAATTTTACTGCCTGATCTATTAATGCCATTTGATTGATAAATAGATCTCTGAATACTCCTGAACAGTTAACAACTACATCTATTCTTGGTCTACCTAATTCTTCTAAGGGGATTAATTCTAGTTTGTTAATTCTTCCAACAGAATCTGGTTTTGGTTTTACCCCAACAAACCATAAGATTTGTGCAAGTGATTCTCCGTAAGTTTTGATGTTATCGGTACCCCATAAAACACAGGCTATTGTTTCAGGCCAAGTTCCTTGTTCTTCTTTTTGCCTTTCAATTAATTTGTCAACAACAGATTTCGCTGCTGCTACAGCTGCTGTAGTTGGGATTGATTGAGGATCAAGTGCATGGATATTTTTACCACTGGGCAAAACACCTGGATTTCTTATGGGATCTCCACCTGGTCCAGGTAAAACATAATTTCCATCTAGTGCTTTAATGAGGCTATCCATTTCTTTGTCTGCGCAGACCTGTTCCAGACAGAAAAGTAAGTAATCAAATAATTTATTTAATTCTTTCTGATTAACTTCATTAAATCCATTAAATCTGCAGACTCTTAGCCAAGGGGTAGGTAGATTTAGACCAAAAACTTTTAGTAAATCGAACAGTTTAGAAAGAAGTGATTTTTCTAAATAAACTCTGCCATCAACAATTTTTAAAGAGTTGACCATCGCAAAAATTGATTCTCTTGCTGTCTTTATGATTTTTTCATTTAACTCTACAAATTTAAGTTCACCTTTATTGTTACCATCATAAATTTGTTCAATAGTTAGACCGATGGATTCTGCGAGTAATCCAGGAAGAGATCTTAATCCTTCTTGTTCTCTCTCTAAAGATGCGATATTTACAAGTGTTGCAACAGCTTCTTCTGCTGTTGGAGCTTCTCCAATAGTATGAAGACCGCAAGGTAACAATCTACTTTCAATTTCCATCAACTGTTTATAGACATTACCAACAAATAAATCTCTTTCATCTATTGAAAGTTCTTCAACGTCTTTTGAAGGAAGCTCTACATCTTTGTCGAGGTTACATTGTTTAGAAGTTTCAACTATTGCATTAACAATTTGAATACCCCTGCTATTTTCTCTTAATTGCTGATAAGAACCAACGAGTTCACTTAGTTCTTTAAGACCTTTATAGAGTCCTGCATTTTCCGCTGGAGGAGTCAGATAACTAAT
Coding sequences within it:
- a CDS encoding ABC transporter ATP-binding protein, which gives rise to MLIYVACWPLLAYLAGNLIPAIGSGDLSKVSSIIIKSLFVFLVQKTAQFGQDVFIAKPSLEISEVMRGNLFRRIQKIKMNFVENISAGDITYRLTEDADRVSEVIYKTAQDTIPCTLQLLAVIIYMFYLDWSLTVSTFVLAPLIILSVNTFGRRVLLASEKSQESTSNLAGLIGESINGMSTIRAFAAENWIEKRFYKRLSTNKKAKYKTLKLLAFQHPVVGFVEAFGILAILGLGAARINLGLLTSEEFSSFFAAILMLIDPISHVSTNFNDYKQAEASIKRLKSINQEPVEDEKENLQKISNFEGKIVFKKVNFAYKKDNQVLKNINLEIKRGEVTAFVGASGAGKSTMLALILKFITPNNGDIFIDDENLKILNTKDIRKNIALVQQQPFLFSGTIIDVIRMGRDFTKEEVIESARKANAHNFIQKLPEKYETEITERGSNFSGGQIQRIAIARAILGNPSILLLDEATSALDAESESEVQKGLNRAMKNRTVIVIAHRLATTQEANKIVVFDKGEIIEVGKHIDLINKPGIYKELCEKQLIKKL
- a CDS encoding RNA-binding S4 domain-containing protein, whose protein sequence is MKLDQFLKWKNLVSSGGEAKIFIKSGSVKVNGVIETRRGRKLNKGDKVIFLKNELIFE
- the tpiA gene encoding triose-phosphate isomerase, which codes for MRKSVIAGNWKMHMTCAEAKSFLEEFIPLIKNIKDDRKVIIAPPFTAISTFSNHSDFNYINISSQNIHWEDQGAFTAEISPKMLLEHGVSYAIVGHSEPRKYFSESDEQINKRAVFAQSSGLTPIVCVGETLEQRERGEADRVITRQVEQGLENTDPSNLIVAYEPIWAIGTGKTCEAEDANKICSLIRKLIGFDDVIIQYGGSVKPNNIDEIMSMSDIDGVLVGGASLDPNSFARIANYQ
- the folP gene encoding dihydropteroate synthase; this translates as MQIINKKNPWPNGWGQKTSIMGVINLTPDSFSDGGELNSSKKVLDQVNHFLSNGVDVIDLGAQSTRPGAEEVGSSIEIKRLIPYLKLIKSEFPDVLISIDTFNSEVAYEALLNGANWINDVTGGRRDIKILDVVSKFNCPFVITHSRGNSQNMNQLSNYQNVLIDVKCSLDNLIKNALEKNISERNIIVDPGIGFSKDINHNLEILRNLDVFKKWDLPILIGASRKRFIGEILNEKNPKERDIGTLAISCLCSQFNIDIVRVHNVKLNYQILKVADSIYRE
- a CDS encoding magnesium chelatase subunit H, which gives rise to MFTQVRSANRRVSPVEDNKHKIVIKAVYVVLEPQYQNSLTEAAKSINKMNGPIGIDLSGYLIEELRNDSNFEDFKEDIANADIFVASLIFIEDLAQKVVDAVSPFKDKLKASIVFPSMPEVMRLNKLGSFSMAQLGQSKSIIGDLIKKKKESDGASFQDSMLKLLNTLPSILKYLPVEKAQDARTFILSFQYWLGGTTENLKNFLLMISEKYAVSEIIKDQIEEFKIQDPETFPDLGIWHPLAPCMFESLKEYQNWENNRKDINPKDDKTPTIGLVLQRSHIVTGDDAHYVAVIQELEYRGARVLPIFCGGLDFSKPVNEFYYDSINNDQPIVDGVVSLTGFALVGGPARQDHPKAIEALKRLNRPYMVALPLVFQTTQEWEDSDLGLHPVQVALQIAIPELDGAIEPIILSGRDDATGKAHTLQDRVDVIAERAIKWSTLRVKQRKDKKLAITVFSFPPDKGNVGTAAYLNVFGSIYRVLLEMKSKGYQIDELPSNSKELMEKVINNPEAMDGSPELNIAHKMSVKEYEEFTPYSQRLEENWGKPPGNLNSDGQNLLIYGKHFGNVFIGVQPTFGYEGDPMRLLYSRSASPHHGFAAYYTYVEKIWGADAVLHFGTHGSLEFMPGKQMGMSETCYPDSLIGSLPNLYYYAANNPSEATIAKRRGYASTISYLTPPAENAGLYKGLKELSELVGSYQQLRENSRGIQIVNAIVETSKQCNLDKDVELPSKDVEELSIDERDLFVGNVYKQLMEIESRLLPCGLHTIGEAPTAEEAVATLVNIASLEREQEGLRSLPGLLAESIGLTIEQIYDGNNKGELKFVELNEKIIKTARESIFAMVNSLKIVDGRVYLEKSLLSKLFDLLKVFGLNLPTPWLRVCRFNGFNEVNQKELNKLFDYLLFCLEQVCADKEMDSLIKALDGNYVLPGPGGDPIRNPGVLPSGKNIHALDPQSIPTTAAVAAAKSVVDKLIERQKEEQGTWPETIACVLWGTDNIKTYGESLAQILWFVGVKPKPDSVGRINKLELIPLEELGRPRIDVVVNCSGVFRDLFINQMALIDQAVKLAAEADEPLESNFVRKHSLEQAEKEGTSIREASARVFSNASGSYSSNVNLAVENSTWEEENELQEMYLSRKTYAFNADNPGEMNQKREVFESVMKTADVTFQNLDSSEISLTDVSHYFDSDPTKLIKTLRDDGKEPSSYIADTTTSNAQVRTLGETIRLDSRTKLLNPKWYEGMLKSGYEGVRELSNRLNYTLGWSATSGQVDNFVYEETNETFINDEEMRKRLMDLNPNSFRRIVGTLLEVNGRGYWETSDENIEKLKELYQEVEDKIEGVKE